The following coding sequences lie in one Actinomycetota bacterium genomic window:
- a CDS encoding thiolase family protein — MSKKNRVAIVGVGYSDVSRGTGHTLDKLTAQSSVAAMEDAGLKPTDIDGVVVHSFPHQFVSSTHTAAMLGIPDLAFYSGNVDGAAYSVAAMHAIAAIESGSAETVLTLRTVHKDGAAGGAALLAGGARAGIPGNMQFSMPYGSFTGSHWAGMYMTRHMAMYGSTEEDFGSFAIAQRKFAVANPTESFFHEELTMDDYLNSRYIAKPLHLLDCDYPVDSSSALIFTTEERARDMKQKPVFFDSWANGTTKEADFSLVGDMTHSSPWMASKRMWSRSDLKPKDVDTAGLYDGFSFIAMQWLEALGFCGEGESGSFVRSGATSATGSLPTNTDGGACNVGRRHGANFFIEVTRQLRGTAGDRALPKKPEVGVVSNAVGGFAACALLTAD, encoded by the coding sequence ATGTCGAAGAAGAATCGCGTTGCAATCGTCGGCGTCGGCTACTCAGATGTGAGTCGAGGTACCGGACATACGCTGGACAAGTTGACTGCACAGTCCAGCGTTGCGGCAATGGAGGACGCTGGCCTCAAGCCGACTGACATTGACGGCGTTGTTGTTCACAGCTTCCCGCACCAATTCGTCTCTTCCACGCACACCGCAGCGATGCTCGGGATCCCGGATCTGGCCTTCTACTCGGGCAATGTAGACGGCGCTGCCTACAGCGTCGCCGCCATGCACGCGATAGCCGCAATCGAGTCAGGCTCCGCCGAGACAGTGCTGACCCTGCGCACTGTGCACAAGGATGGCGCTGCTGGTGGCGCGGCCCTGTTGGCCGGTGGCGCACGCGCCGGCATCCCCGGAAACATGCAGTTCTCCATGCCTTACGGATCGTTCACGGGTTCGCATTGGGCAGGCATGTACATGACCCGTCATATGGCAATGTACGGATCCACCGAGGAGGACTTCGGTTCCTTCGCCATTGCGCAGCGCAAGTTCGCAGTGGCCAACCCAACTGAGTCCTTCTTCCACGAGGAGCTCACGATGGATGACTACCTCAACTCGCGCTACATCGCAAAGCCTTTGCATCTCTTGGACTGCGACTACCCCGTTGACTCCTCCAGCGCGCTGATCTTCACCACAGAAGAGCGGGCACGCGATATGAAGCAGAAGCCGGTGTTCTTCGACTCCTGGGCCAACGGCACAACCAAGGAGGCGGACTTCAGCCTGGTGGGCGACATGACGCACTCCTCGCCATGGATGGCTTCCAAGCGCATGTGGAGCCGTTCGGACCTGAAGCCAAAGGATGTCGATACTGCTGGGCTCTATGACGGATTCAGCTTCATCGCGATGCAGTGGCTGGAAGCACTGGGCTTCTGCGGCGAAGGCGAGAGCGGCTCGTTCGTCCGTTCCGGTGCCACATCGGCCACTGGCTCACTGCCAACCAACACTGACGGCGGCGCATGCAACGTCGGTCGACGTCACGGTGCCAACTTCTTCATCGAAGTCACCCGTCAGTTGCGCGGTACCGCCGGCGATCGGGCACTTCCCAAGAAGCCAGAAGTCGGCGTCGTGAGTAACGCAGTCGGCGGCTTTGCAGCTTGCGCCCTGCTGACCGCGGACTAA
- a CDS encoding OB-fold domain-containing protein, producing MSGKSVPSASPETRPYWEHTAQGEIWMPKCDDHGWVFPPRPHCPTCGKRPLEWKQLSGRGTIASFIISHRAGVGYQDEVPYFIIIVDTEEGPRMVGNLYGVPVTPQSVSIGMPVEVFFEDREGVNVPQWRPVGSTVTL from the coding sequence TTGAGCGGAAAATCAGTTCCGTCAGCTTCACCTGAAACACGTCCATATTGGGAGCACACCGCACAGGGTGAGATCTGGATGCCCAAATGCGACGATCACGGCTGGGTGTTTCCGCCGCGTCCGCATTGCCCCACCTGTGGCAAGAGGCCACTTGAATGGAAGCAATTGTCGGGCCGGGGAACGATCGCGTCTTTCATCATTTCGCATCGTGCTGGTGTTGGTTATCAAGATGAAGTCCCGTACTTCATCATCATCGTGGATACCGAAGAAGGCCCGCGAATGGTCGGCAATCTCTATGGCGTGCCCGTGACTCCCCAAAGCGTGAGCATTGGTATGCCAGTCGAAGTGTTCTTCGAAGATCGCGAAGGTGTGAATGTGCCGCAATGGCGTCCAGTTGGATCGACGGTGACCCTATGA
- a CDS encoding thiolase produces MKPDDIVIVGASESENIGIVPDVSAMGLAIDSALRALDDAGLTPQDVDGIAGTLHPAELALQLGTRPRYADGTNVGGCSYMLHVRHAVAALRAGMASVIVIMHGESGRSRVGVPMMSMDMTAAPGQFERIYGVAGTFSMFTLPVMAYLNKYGLDESALAEVSVAQSKWAAQQPRALRQKIVTVDDVLNSSMIAWPFRVLECCPLTDGGGSLVLTTASRAADMDLKYAPVVVAGTGSLVEGAGSSFMEDLTSFRAFRESSAEAFRTAEMTVDDIDHLMIYDAYAHLPLYGLEDLGFVGKGEAAAFIKSGATSPGGSLPMNTNGGGIMYTHTGMYGMFALQEGVRQMRGTSPAQVEGIQTSFVQGVGGMFAAAGSVILRKQ; encoded by the coding sequence ATGAAGCCCGACGACATTGTCATTGTCGGTGCCTCGGAGTCTGAGAACATCGGCATCGTGCCGGATGTTTCGGCTATGGGCTTGGCCATCGACTCCGCATTGCGTGCCCTGGACGACGCTGGCCTGACACCACAAGACGTGGATGGGATTGCCGGCACTTTGCATCCAGCAGAGCTCGCGCTGCAATTGGGAACTCGTCCTCGCTATGCAGACGGAACCAATGTTGGTGGCTGTTCATACATGCTGCATGTGCGTCATGCAGTTGCCGCATTGCGCGCCGGCATGGCATCCGTGATCGTCATCATGCATGGCGAATCCGGGCGATCACGCGTTGGCGTACCGATGATGTCAATGGATATGACGGCAGCGCCCGGACAATTCGAGCGCATCTATGGCGTTGCTGGAACCTTCTCGATGTTCACGCTTCCGGTGATGGCCTATCTGAATAAGTATGGACTTGATGAAAGTGCACTCGCTGAAGTCTCCGTTGCGCAATCGAAGTGGGCAGCGCAACAGCCGCGTGCATTGCGGCAGAAGATCGTCACTGTTGACGACGTCCTCAACTCCAGCATGATCGCCTGGCCATTTCGCGTACTTGAATGCTGTCCGTTGACTGATGGTGGCGGTTCGCTCGTGCTCACAACCGCGTCCAGGGCTGCGGACATGGATTTGAAATACGCACCCGTAGTGGTAGCTGGCACTGGTTCTTTGGTCGAAGGTGCCGGGTCTTCGTTCATGGAAGATCTCACGAGTTTCCGGGCTTTCCGTGAATCCTCGGCCGAAGCATTTCGCACAGCCGAGATGACCGTTGACGACATCGATCATTTGATGATCTATGACGCCTACGCACACCTTCCGCTCTACGGCCTTGAAGACCTTGGCTTTGTTGGCAAGGGCGAAGCAGCAGCATTCATCAAGAGTGGCGCGACAAGTCCTGGTGGCTCTTTGCCGATGAACACCAATGGTGGCGGCATCATGTACACGCACACCGGTATGTACGGCATGTTCGCCTTGCAAGAGGGCGTGCGACAGATGCGTGGGACTTCGCCAGCTCAGGTCGAAGGTATCCAGACCAGCTTCGTCCAAGGTGTCGGCGGTATGTTTGCGGCAGCCGGATCGGTGATCCTGCGCAAGCAATAG
- a CDS encoding MaoC/PaaZ C-terminal domain-containing protein, which translates to MPLDFSAIGQTTEPTPISWDSDRALIYALGVGAGQEDALKELEFTTENSDGHPQQVLPTFAVVMGAGAARGPGISYGDIDRSKLLHGQQAIRLFQPIPVAGVGLQSSRLTGMYDKGSGALVTMTTTITDVDGNVLVESSNGSFIRGEGGFGGDGGPKDDWDLPDRPADHVVTQQTRNDQALIYRLSGDRNPLHNDPVFAARGGFGVPILHGLCSFGFVGRAILHAVAGSDVTRFNAMSVRFSKPVMPGQALTTHMWVDGSRVQFRTLVDDAVVLDRGVAEVKSA; encoded by the coding sequence ATGCCACTTGATTTTTCTGCAATCGGTCAGACGACAGAGCCCACGCCAATCAGCTGGGACTCTGATCGGGCACTCATCTATGCCCTAGGTGTAGGGGCCGGCCAGGAGGACGCACTCAAAGAGTTGGAGTTCACTACTGAGAACTCCGATGGTCACCCTCAGCAAGTGCTGCCGACCTTCGCTGTCGTGATGGGTGCAGGCGCCGCTCGTGGCCCTGGCATCAGCTACGGCGATATCGATCGCAGCAAACTGCTCCATGGCCAGCAGGCGATTCGACTTTTCCAGCCAATCCCAGTTGCCGGAGTTGGCCTGCAGTCCTCTCGCCTGACAGGCATGTACGACAAGGGCAGTGGCGCATTGGTCACGATGACCACGACCATCACTGATGTTGATGGCAATGTGCTCGTTGAGTCATCGAATGGTTCCTTCATTCGTGGCGAAGGCGGTTTCGGTGGCGATGGCGGTCCCAAGGATGATTGGGATCTTCCTGATCGTCCGGCCGATCATGTGGTCACTCAGCAGACACGAAATGACCAGGCCTTGATCTACCGACTTTCTGGCGATCGCAATCCCTTGCACAACGACCCAGTATTTGCAGCCCGCGGTGGATTTGGCGTGCCAATCCTGCATGGCCTGTGCAGCTTTGGATTCGTGGGTCGGGCAATCCTGCACGCAGTCGCTGGTTCAGATGTGACGCGCTTCAATGCCATGTCGGTTCGTTTCTCCAAGCCGGTCATGCCCGGACAGGCGCTCACCACCCATATGTGGGTCGATGGCTCCCGGGTGCAGTTCCGCACTCTCGTTGATGATGCAGTGGTACTGGATCGCGGTGTGGCAGAGGTGAAGAGCGCTTGA
- a CDS encoding SRPBCC family protein produces MASELVSVSASSASTASAEQVFALLAAGETWPQWSAIKSFALESPGADSPEGVGAIRLWNSGLMAAREQVVELHSPTKFAYTLLSSKLVAVRDYRADVDVTPTDSGCTVVWSAVFRPKLPGTGWFWKLALSKLSASLAKGVAQYAAKA; encoded by the coding sequence ATGGCAAGCGAACTCGTTTCGGTCAGTGCGAGTTCGGCTTCCACGGCAAGTGCTGAACAAGTGTTTGCACTGCTGGCCGCTGGCGAAACCTGGCCTCAATGGTCGGCGATCAAGTCCTTCGCGCTGGAGAGCCCTGGCGCGGATTCCCCTGAAGGCGTTGGCGCAATTCGGCTGTGGAACTCAGGCCTCATGGCTGCGCGCGAGCAGGTTGTGGAGTTGCATTCGCCAACCAAGTTCGCGTACACGCTGTTATCGAGCAAATTGGTTGCTGTGCGAGACTACCGCGCAGATGTCGATGTGACGCCAACGGATTCCGGGTGCACCGTGGTCTGGTCTGCGGTATTTCGGCCGAAGCTTCCTGGCACCGGCTGGTTTTGGAAACTGGCACTGAGCAAGCTCAGTGCCAGTTTGGCCAAGGGTGTTGCGCAATACGCCGCTAAGGCTTAG